The DNA segment CGATGCTGCTGGAGATCCTGGGCTATCCGGTCGACGTCGCCCGTTCCGGTCCGCAAGCCCTGGAGTTGGTGCGGCGTCAGTGTCCGCGTCTGGCCCTGCTCGACATCGGCATCCCCGGCATGGACGGGCTGGAGATCGCGCGGCGTCTGCGTGCTGACTATCCCGATCCCAAGCGTTTGAAGCTGGTCGCGTTGACCGGACTCGGCCACGAGCAGGCCCGCGAACGTTCGCTGGCCGCCGGCTTCGACGAGCATCTGGTCAAGCCGCTCGGGCGTCAGGCGCTACTGGCGCTGTTGGAATCCTTGGGGCGATGAATAGAGCAATGGAGCAGACGGATGAAGACAGCGGTCGCGATTCGACACATGGCGTTTGAAGACCTGGGGTCTTTCGCTTCGGTATTGGACCGGCGCGGCTGGGCTCTGCGCTATCTGGAGGCCGGCGTCGACCGGCTCGACGACATCGATCCGGTTGAGCCGGACCTGCTGGTCGTGCTGGGCGGGCCGATCGGTGCCTACGAAGAGGCGAGCTATCCGTTCATCCGCGATGAGCTGCGCATCCTGGAGAGGCGCTTGCAGGCCGATCGCCCGACGCTCGGGATCTGTCTGGGCGCGCAGATGATGGCGCGGGCGCTCGGGGCGCGTGTCTATCCGGGACCGTGCAAAGAGATCGGCTGGACACCGCTGTGTCTGTCGCCGGAGGGACAGGTCTCGCCGCCGGCGCACCTCGATGGCGCCCTGACCTCGATGCTGCACTGGCACGGCGACACCTTCGATCTGCCACACGGTGCCACGCGACTGGCCTCCACCGACCTGTATCCCAACCAAGCCTTCTCCTGGGGACGCTCGGCGCTCGCGCTCCAGTGTCACCCCGAAGTCCGTGCCGACCGGCTCGAACACTGGCTGATCGGTCATGCCGCCGAGCTGGCCGCTGCGGGGATTTCGATCCCGGACTTGCGCGCCGAGAGTGCACGTCTGGCGCCGACCCTGGAGCAACAGGGGCGGCGCTTCTTCGACGCCTGGCTCACGACGATCGATACGCGCCCATGATGTACGCCATCAATGCCGATGCTCGG comes from the Allochromatium tepidum genome and includes:
- a CDS encoding glutamine amidotransferase, producing the protein MKTAVAIRHMAFEDLGSFASVLDRRGWALRYLEAGVDRLDDIDPVEPDLLVVLGGPIGAYEEASYPFIRDELRILERRLQADRPTLGICLGAQMMARALGARVYPGPCKEIGWTPLCLSPEGQVSPPAHLDGALTSMLHWHGDTFDLPHGATRLASTDLYPNQAFSWGRSALALQCHPEVRADRLEHWLIGHAAELAAAGISIPDLRAESARLAPTLEQQGRRFFDAWLTTIDTRP